From a region of the Mercurialis annua linkage group LG1-X, ddMerAnnu1.2, whole genome shotgun sequence genome:
- the LOC130015225 gene encoding zinc finger BED domain-containing protein RICESLEEPER 2-like — protein sequence MYGNHQGKYLYTCLMEDMTELFNDYDVLYKKELAMSGHNSVSLEIVSQSSQANSVLKERYLQQMMKTGGVSGSKKSELDLYLSEAVVANDLKFDILKWWKFNSERFPVLSRMARDILAVPVSTVASESAFSTGGRVLDDFRSCLTPKIVEALICTQDWLRDPSKPVSVEETLEELEKFEEGFQDPANAMND from the exons ATGTATGGTAATCACCAAGGAAAATATTTGTATACTTGTTTGATGGAGGATATGACTGAACTGTTTAATGACTATGATGTGCTCTATAAGAAAGAACTTGCTATGAGTGGCCATAATAGTGTCTCACTGGAAATTGTTAGCCAATCCTCCCAAGCAAACTCTGTTTTAAAGGAGAGATATCTGCAGCAAATGATGAAGACTGGTGGTGTGAGTGGAAGCAAGAAATCTGAATTGGATTTATACCTTAGTGAGGCAGTAGTTGCAAATGATTTGAAATTTGATATTCTGAAATGGTGGAAGTTTAATTCTGAGAGGTTTCCTGTCCTCTCTAGAATGGCTCGTGATATACTTGCAGTACCAGTTTCTACAGTTGCTTCAGAATCAGCATTTAGCACTGGTGGAAGAGTGCTAGATGATTTCAGATCTTGTCTGACTCCTAAAATTGTGGAGGCCTTAATATGTACTCAGGATTGGCTGAGAGACCCTTCCAAACCTGTTTCTGTTGAAGAGACACTAGAAGAGCTGGAGAAATTTGAAGAAG gtTTTCAGGACCCAGCCAATGCTATGAATGACTAA